The DNA region ACTTGCCTAAGGGGAGCTTATGGGACATCCTTCACTCGTGTGAGAAGTCGAATCTCGGTTGGGAAACGAGGTATGATATTGCTCTTGGTGCAGCGAAAGGGCTGGAGTACTTGCATCATGGATACGAGAGACCGGTGATTCACCGTGATGTTAAATCTAGTAACATATTACTAGATGAGTCATTCAAGCCTAGGATTGCTGACTTCGGTCTTGCCAAGATTCTTCAGGCCAAGAACGGTGGTCTAGAGTCAACTCATGTCGTTGCCGGAACATATGGTTACATAGCTCCAGGTAAAGACACTTATTAACTTCTTTGTTTATCAGCTTGTTATAGTGTtgcattacatttttttttaacatcaaaGCCCTTCTTGTTACAGAGTATGGATACTCGTCGAAAGTGAATGAGAAATGCGATGTGTATAGCTTTGGAGTTGTGTTAATGGAGCTAGTCACGGGGAAGAAACCGATAGAGGCGGAGTTTGGAGAGAGCAAAGACGTAGTGAATTGGGTTAGTAACAATCTGAATAGCAAAGATAGTATAATGGAAGTTGTGGACAAGAGCATAGGAGAAATGTATAGAGAAGACGCGGTCAAGATGCTGAGGGTTGCAATCCTCTGCACCGCAAGACAACCTGGACGAAGGCCGACGATGCGGAGTGTGGTTCAGATGATCGAGGAGGCGGAACCTTGTAGATTGATGGGCATTGTGATTAGTAAAGAGGTGATGTGAAGATCATAGAAATAAGTTGATGAAGGACCAAGTCTTTCTCACTCTTTTGGGTCAGTATGAAACTTAGAGAAAGAGGGCTAATGTGGATCATCTGAATTTGATACGACATAAGAAGGTTTTGATGGAGAATGTGTTTCTAGTCCTGGTTATGAAACCTTAGGTAATGTAATGATATCTGATGTAAACTGTTTCTTGTAATGATAGAATTTTTGTATGAGGTTTTGGACTTAGTTAATGAAGGTCAACAATCAACTACAATACTTGGCTAAGAGAAATGGATATTCAATTGATAAAAGTATTGAGTGCCAAACACTATGACTTCTCAAAATGAAACCAAATCCAAATTGAGTTCTTGTTATGAAtctgtgatgatgatgaaattGAAAATTACTATCGTGTAGTGTTCAGAATAATCAAAGAATAAATTTCTTAAAGTCTCAGTACTTATAGTTGCCTACTTTGAccaacacacaaaaaaagaatcACCGGATACTTCTGTTTTTCACTATCAGACAATAATGCATTTGAATTTTCTTATTAGATGGAAGAAGCGTAACAAGTGTTCACATGCACAATGCCCGTAATAGGCAACCTTAATGCAGACAAACATCATAAATGCATTagaaatattgataagaaactAATTTATTTACCTAACACATTGCCAAGAAACTTATCTTACAACTTTGATAAATTTAAAAGCTGTTTTAGCTTGATCTCTGTAAACCAATCTAAAGCGTCACAACAATCATTTACATTAACGATACAGAGAGATTCTAGAAGCTAAAAAGTAATACAGAGACCAGAGTTGGGGTAACATACAACATAACAGCTTCTGCTGCAAAGTACATCCGATTACGCAAGTGTACACAAAGCTAACCAAAGAAGAAAGAACTGTCCTACTAATATACAACAGCTTTTGAATCTTTATctatctcaaaaaaaaattctccgTAACCAAGATTTTGCCAGCGGAATAAATCTTGGAATGACCACATTATGAACTTTCTCTACCTTGCAGAGCTTGTAAAACAAAGTATTCTGGAGATCATAATCATCTGTGAGTGTAAGCTGATGAATAACCTGATCATTCTTTAACTTCTTTGGGAGCCAAAGTCCAGAGTTAAAACTGTATAGATAACCCAAGTGTGGACCCGAAAAAGCGATAGATATGTATGTAGATACTCCCTGTATGGTTCCATCAAACTATCTGCAACAAAGAGACAATGATGAACACAGAACATAACAAACTGTTTTTAAGAGAATTCATCGAGATTCTTACCAGCTAATGCAGTTCTGATGATGACATTGTCGATTGAACGTCCAACAAAACTCAGCTTAACGTTTTTAAAACGACCATATCTAGCATGTTTCTTCTTTAAGAAAGATATAACTTCCTCTGCAAGTCTCTGTCCCATTCCCCTGAAATCTCTATGTGTTTTCTCCTCATTAGCCTTAGACATGACTACATGAGACATTCTATCTTTGGATCAATCAAGAGCCGCTGATTCCGGATAAGCCTTAGGTCTAATTGACTCCCCTATACAATGATTAAAGGTTTATTAGTACATAACCCTAAAGAGAGTAAAGGAAAAAGATTGCACCAAGATACTTGCCTGGAAACCATGAACAAAAACAATATTCAGCTGACGTCCACTATGCTGAGTGGAGCAGCCCGGTTCATTTAGCTAGTTTGTAAGGCCCATGTAAGAGTATAATGcatattctttatttttaagaaaaaggCCCAAAACGACGCAGGAACGAGATTAGCTTCTTTTTTGGCGAAAGGTTTACAACTAGAACCAGAAAACATTAACAGAACTGGAATCAACATAATAATTGAGATTTGAGACCAATGATGGAAACAGTCCAACTAGCTATAAAAGACAGTAAGTGTACTACAGGTCATTAAATCACATTGCCTAGGCTTTGTCTTAGTTCTCTCTATTATCCAGAATAAGTATACATGTTCCATcgtctgaaaaaaaaagaactaaatcTGAAAATAGGTAACGAAAGTGATAGTATATGAAGAAGAAGGGCAAGCacaattttatagtttcattgtttatttatttattaatttattggaaACGTCGGTGGAAATTTCttgaaaacacacacaaattgTGTCATCCATTTGAGTTGGTGGGTCTCACAAGTTGCTATCACTTCCGATGTATTAGGGAGTTTGTGGCCTTGGGCCCCAGTTTTGAGCAATAAAGGACCTATCAATGCATAATTGGTCCTTCCCTGACATTTCTAGTTTATTTACCACCCTTCTTTTTATTCAATTGCATTTATGTGCTTGTTATCACTATCTCTCTCATCTTTATCTAACGAATTTGGTCCATATGTTTTTCGAACAGTCATTTTCATGGTTTTGTGGTCGTCGGTCACCTGATAACTGCGCCATCATAACCGCCAAGTAACTAACTCAGACTCCTCcgttaaaatttaaaacc from Raphanus sativus cultivar WK10039 chromosome 8, ASM80110v3, whole genome shotgun sequence includes:
- the LOC108811192 gene encoding uncharacterized protein LOC108811192; this encodes MSHVVMSKANEEKTHRDFRGMGQRLAEEVISFLKKKHARYGRFKNVKLSFVGRSIDNVIIRTALADSLMEPYREYLHTYLSLFRVHTWVIYTVLTLDFGSQRS